Proteins co-encoded in one Microbacterium hydrocarbonoxydans genomic window:
- a CDS encoding DUF2188 domain-containing protein — MAAGDIETFQRDGIWFNRIEGESRTLGSSFETEAEAVRVGRGAATARQVKHTVRVEEGPSGTGNLYDWHPRDLMN, encoded by the coding sequence ATGGCCGCAGGTGACATCGAGACGTTCCAGCGCGACGGAATCTGGTTCAACCGCATCGAGGGCGAATCCCGCACTCTGGGGTCGAGCTTCGAGACCGAGGCAGAGGCGGTGCGGGTCGGTCGTGGCGCCGCGACGGCACGTCAGGTCAAGCACACTGTGCGCGTCGAAGAAGGGCCCTCAGGCACGGGCAACCTCTATGACTGGCATCCGCGCGACCTCATGAACTGA